A region from the Vanacampus margaritifer isolate UIUO_Vmar chromosome 5, RoL_Vmar_1.0, whole genome shotgun sequence genome encodes:
- the lpar6a gene encoding lysophosphatidic acid receptor 6a, which translates to MFNTVPPLGSGNVSAVNWSCSKNDGFKYPLYSTVFSVVFVVGLITNVVAIYIFACSLKLRNETTTYMMNLVASDLLFVFTLPLRVFYFINRSWPFGSVLCKVSVSLFYTNMYGSILFLTCISVDRFLAIVHPFRSRTLRTKRNAKLVCGAVWVLVLSGSLPTGFLLDTTSLQRPRTNATFCFENFSSNQWKSHLSKVVIFIETVGFVIPLLLNVGCSVMVLQTLRRPHKVSRDGGGKLNKTKILRMIAVHLSTFCFCFIPYNVNLVFYSLVRTKTLEGCFAESVVRTIYPVALCIAVSNCVFDPIVYYFTSETIQNSIKRKSLAGRPCDAKFSEALQSESSSNLQCSLRNFKAKMLHNESSV; encoded by the coding sequence ATGTTCAACACCGTCCCGCCGCTGGGATCCGGCAACGTCTCGGCGGTCAACTGGAGCTGCAGCAAGAACGACGGCTTCAAGTACCCGCTGTACAGCACGGTGTTCAGCGTGGTCTTCGTGGTGGGCCTCATCACCAACGTGGTGGCCATCTACATCTTCGCCTGCTCGCTCAAGCTGCGCAACGAGACCACCACGTACATGATGAACCTGGTGGCCTCCGACCTGCTCTTCGTCTTCACGCTGCCCTTGCGCGTCTTTTACTTCATCAACCGCAGCTGGCCCTTCGGCAGCGTGCTGTGCAAGGTGTCCGTCTCGCTCTTCTACACCAACATGTACGGCAGCATCCTGTTCCTCACCTGCATCAGCGTGGACCGCTTCCTGGCCATCGTGCACCCCTTCCGCTCGCGGACGCTGCGCACCAAGCGCAACGCCAAGCTGGTGTGCGGCGCCGTGTGGGTGCTGGTGCTGTCGGGCAGCCTGCCCACCGGCTTCCTGCTGGACACCACGTCGCTGCAGCGGCCCCGCACCAACGCCACCTTCTGCTTTGAGAACTTCTCGTCCAACCAGTGGAAGTCGCACCTATCCAAGGTGGTGATCTTCATCGAGACGGTGGGCTTCGTCATCCCGCTGCTGCTCAACGTGGGCTGCTCCGTCATGGTGCTGCAGACTCTGCGCCGCCCCCACAAGGTGAGCCGGGACGGCGGCGGCAAGCTGAACAAGACCAAGATCCTGCGCATGATCGCCGTGCACCTCAGCACCTTCTGCTTCTGCTTCATCCCCTACAACGTCAACCTGGTTTTCTACTCGCTGGTGCGCACCAAGACGCTCGAGGGCTGCTTCGCCGAGTCGGTGGTGCGCACCATCTACCCGGTGGCGCTGTGCATCGCCGTCTCCAACTGCGTCTTCGACCCCATCGTCTACTACTTCACCTCGGAGACCATCCAGAACTCCATCAAGAGGAAGTCGCTGGCGGGGCGGCCGTGCGACGCCAAGTTCTCCGAGGCGCTGCAGTCGGAATCCAGCTCCAACCTGCAGTGCAGCCTCAGGAACTTCAAAGCCAAGATGCTGCACAATGAGTCCTCGGTGTGA
- the nek3 gene encoding serine/threonine-protein kinase Nek3 isoform X3 translates to MEYCRGGDMLHRIRQQKSKQFCIDDILKWFAQMCAGAKHIHDKRVLHRDLKSKNIFLTDDGTVKLGDFGSACVLNSSKAYAHSYVGTPYYVAPEIWDNKPYNNKSDVWSLGCVLYELCTLRHPFQAPSWKSLILKVCRGAYPPLPGHLPHELRLLLKQMFKTDPRDRPSLRTILTSHRASRLLRAHLSSQAIEAEKQERRRNPEEGKMFQHLEEKSLIRTRTMEDAEVHGEEEGAPLPRRRWAEPSETTLQMLADASLLSSGDITTRVPEEGRRRKRWRREPPEKLLSLLGKAELSPTFSTFVIHREGGNPLVGPLSQPGADDTDGPEQEVDPDGDDERIRPRSDDDDTDFEEEPPFDWMGQLEEMLQM, encoded by the exons ATGGAGTACTGCCGCGGAGGAGACATGCTCCACAGGATCCGTCAACAAAAGAGCAAGCAGTTTTGCATTGATGAT ATCTTGAAATGGTTTGCTCAGATGTGTGCCGGTGCTAAACATATCCACGATAAGCGTGTTTTGCACCGAGATCTCAAGTCCAAG AACATTTTCCTGACAGATGACGGCACAGTCAAGCTTGGTGACTTTGGCTCGGCTTGCGTCCTTAACAG CTCAAAGGCGTACGCTCATTCATATGTCGGGACGCCGTATTATGTCGCTCCAGAGATCTGGGACAACAAACCGTACAACAATAAGAG TGACGTGTGGTCTCTGGGCTGTGTCCTCTATGAACTGTGCACCTTGCGACACCCG TTCCAGGCGCCCAGCTGGAAGAGTCTGATCCTGAAAGTGTGCCGCGGGGCGTACCCCCCGCTGCCCGGGCACCTGCCCCACGAGCTACGGCTTCTGCTCAAGCAGATGTTCAAGACGGACCCTCGGGACCGGCCGTCCCTGCGCACCATCCTGACCTCTCACCGCGCCTCCAGACTGCTGCGAGCGCATCTGTCCTCCCAG GCAATCGAGGCGGAAAAacaggagaggaggaggaatcCGGAGGAGGGGAAGATGTTTCAACATTTGGAGGAGAAGAGCTTGATCCGAACCAGGACAATGGAAG ATGCGGAGGTTCACGGCGAAGAAGAAGGTGCGCCCCTCCCTCGAAGGCGGTGGGCCGAACCCTCCGAGACGACGCTGCAGATGTTGGCCGACGCCAGCCTCCTGTCGTCCGGTGACATCACCACGCGTGTCCCCGAAGAGGGCCGGCGGCGGAAAAGATGGCGGCGAGAGCCTCCAGAGAAGCTGCTGAGTCTGCTGGGGAAAGCCGAGCTGAGTCCAACCTTCAGCACCTTCGTGATCCACAGAGAAG GCGGCAATCCTCTGGTGGGTCCCCTCTCCCAGCCTGGGGCCGACGACACAGATGGCCCCGAACAGGAAGTCGACCCGGACGGTGACGACGAGCGCATACGGCCGCGCTCGGATGACGACGACAC GGATTTTGAAGAAGAACCTCCGTTTGACTGGATGGGCCAATTGGAGGAGATGCTGCAGATGTGA
- the nek3 gene encoding serine/threonine-protein kinase Nek3 isoform X2, with the protein MERYSVHKIIGEGSFGRALLVQCKNTQEKYVLKEIQLPKSASRQEKSKNEAVLLSTMKHDNIVAFHETFEDDDLLCIVMEYCRGGDMLHRIRQQKSKQFCIDDILKWFAQMCAGAKHIHDKRVLHRDLKSKNIFLTDDGTVKLGDFGSACVLNSSKAYAHSYVGTPYYVAPEIWDNKPYNNKSDVWSLGCVLYELCTLRHPFQAPSWKSLILKVCRGAYPPLPGHLPHELRLLLKQMFKTDPRDRPSLRTILTSHRASRLLRAHLSSQAIEAEKQERRRNPEEGKMFQHLEEKSLIRTRTMEDAEVHGEEEGAPLPRRRWAEPSETTLQMLADASLLSSGDITTRVPEEGRRRKRWRREPPEKLLSLLGKAELSPTFSTFVIHREAWGRRHRWPRTGSRPGR; encoded by the exons ATGGAGAGGTATTCAGTGCACAAGATCATCGGTGAGGGGTCTTTCGGTCGGGCTTTGTTAGTCCAGTGTAAAAACACTCAGGAGAAGTATGTGCTCAAAGAAATACAGTTGccaaag AGTGCATCCAGACAAGAGAAATCAAAAAATGAAGCTGTCCTGTTGTCCACCATGAAGCATGACAATATTGTGGCTTTTCACGAGACATTTGAGG ATGATGATCTCTTGTGTATTGTGATGGAGTACTGCCGCGGAGGAGACATGCTCCACAGGATCCGTCAACAAAAGAGCAAGCAGTTTTGCATTGATGAT ATCTTGAAATGGTTTGCTCAGATGTGTGCCGGTGCTAAACATATCCACGATAAGCGTGTTTTGCACCGAGATCTCAAGTCCAAG AACATTTTCCTGACAGATGACGGCACAGTCAAGCTTGGTGACTTTGGCTCGGCTTGCGTCCTTAACAG CTCAAAGGCGTACGCTCATTCATATGTCGGGACGCCGTATTATGTCGCTCCAGAGATCTGGGACAACAAACCGTACAACAATAAGAG TGACGTGTGGTCTCTGGGCTGTGTCCTCTATGAACTGTGCACCTTGCGACACCCG TTCCAGGCGCCCAGCTGGAAGAGTCTGATCCTGAAAGTGTGCCGCGGGGCGTACCCCCCGCTGCCCGGGCACCTGCCCCACGAGCTACGGCTTCTGCTCAAGCAGATGTTCAAGACGGACCCTCGGGACCGGCCGTCCCTGCGCACCATCCTGACCTCTCACCGCGCCTCCAGACTGCTGCGAGCGCATCTGTCCTCCCAG GCAATCGAGGCGGAAAAacaggagaggaggaggaatcCGGAGGAGGGGAAGATGTTTCAACATTTGGAGGAGAAGAGCTTGATCCGAACCAGGACAATGGAAG ATGCGGAGGTTCACGGCGAAGAAGAAGGTGCGCCCCTCCCTCGAAGGCGGTGGGCCGAACCCTCCGAGACGACGCTGCAGATGTTGGCCGACGCCAGCCTCCTGTCGTCCGGTGACATCACCACGCGTGTCCCCGAAGAGGGCCGGCGGCGGAAAAGATGGCGGCGAGAGCCTCCAGAGAAGCTGCTGAGTCTGCTGGGGAAAGCCGAGCTGAGTCCAACCTTCAGCACCTTCGTGATCCACAGAGAAG CCTGGGGCCGACGACACAGATGGCCCCGAACAGGAAGTCGACCCGGACGGTGA
- the nek3 gene encoding serine/threonine-protein kinase Nek3 isoform X1, which produces MERYSVHKIIGEGSFGRALLVQCKNTQEKYVLKEIQLPKSASRQEKSKNEAVLLSTMKHDNIVAFHETFEDDDLLCIVMEYCRGGDMLHRIRQQKSKQFCIDDILKWFAQMCAGAKHIHDKRVLHRDLKSKNIFLTDDGTVKLGDFGSACVLNSSKAYAHSYVGTPYYVAPEIWDNKPYNNKSDVWSLGCVLYELCTLRHPFQAPSWKSLILKVCRGAYPPLPGHLPHELRLLLKQMFKTDPRDRPSLRTILTSHRASRLLRAHLSSQAIEAEKQERRRNPEEGKMFQHLEEKSLIRTRTMEDAEVHGEEEGAPLPRRRWAEPSETTLQMLADASLLSSGDITTRVPEEGRRRKRWRREPPEKLLSLLGKAELSPTFSTFVIHREGGNPLVGPLSQPGADDTDGPEQEVDPDGDDERIRPRSDDDDTDFEEEPPFDWMGQLEEMLQM; this is translated from the exons ATGGAGAGGTATTCAGTGCACAAGATCATCGGTGAGGGGTCTTTCGGTCGGGCTTTGTTAGTCCAGTGTAAAAACACTCAGGAGAAGTATGTGCTCAAAGAAATACAGTTGccaaag AGTGCATCCAGACAAGAGAAATCAAAAAATGAAGCTGTCCTGTTGTCCACCATGAAGCATGACAATATTGTGGCTTTTCACGAGACATTTGAGG ATGATGATCTCTTGTGTATTGTGATGGAGTACTGCCGCGGAGGAGACATGCTCCACAGGATCCGTCAACAAAAGAGCAAGCAGTTTTGCATTGATGAT ATCTTGAAATGGTTTGCTCAGATGTGTGCCGGTGCTAAACATATCCACGATAAGCGTGTTTTGCACCGAGATCTCAAGTCCAAG AACATTTTCCTGACAGATGACGGCACAGTCAAGCTTGGTGACTTTGGCTCGGCTTGCGTCCTTAACAG CTCAAAGGCGTACGCTCATTCATATGTCGGGACGCCGTATTATGTCGCTCCAGAGATCTGGGACAACAAACCGTACAACAATAAGAG TGACGTGTGGTCTCTGGGCTGTGTCCTCTATGAACTGTGCACCTTGCGACACCCG TTCCAGGCGCCCAGCTGGAAGAGTCTGATCCTGAAAGTGTGCCGCGGGGCGTACCCCCCGCTGCCCGGGCACCTGCCCCACGAGCTACGGCTTCTGCTCAAGCAGATGTTCAAGACGGACCCTCGGGACCGGCCGTCCCTGCGCACCATCCTGACCTCTCACCGCGCCTCCAGACTGCTGCGAGCGCATCTGTCCTCCCAG GCAATCGAGGCGGAAAAacaggagaggaggaggaatcCGGAGGAGGGGAAGATGTTTCAACATTTGGAGGAGAAGAGCTTGATCCGAACCAGGACAATGGAAG ATGCGGAGGTTCACGGCGAAGAAGAAGGTGCGCCCCTCCCTCGAAGGCGGTGGGCCGAACCCTCCGAGACGACGCTGCAGATGTTGGCCGACGCCAGCCTCCTGTCGTCCGGTGACATCACCACGCGTGTCCCCGAAGAGGGCCGGCGGCGGAAAAGATGGCGGCGAGAGCCTCCAGAGAAGCTGCTGAGTCTGCTGGGGAAAGCCGAGCTGAGTCCAACCTTCAGCACCTTCGTGATCCACAGAGAAG GCGGCAATCCTCTGGTGGGTCCCCTCTCCCAGCCTGGGGCCGACGACACAGATGGCCCCGAACAGGAAGTCGACCCGGACGGTGACGACGAGCGCATACGGCCGCGCTCGGATGACGACGACAC GGATTTTGAAGAAGAACCTCCGTTTGACTGGATGGGCCAATTGGAGGAGATGCTGCAGATGTGA